A genomic window from Sporosarcina sp. Marseille-Q4063 includes:
- a CDS encoding mechanosensitive ion channel family protein, translating into MEEVEEQAKEQAEKVGKFLFNRETWVELGLLAIKIAVIVVIAMIVVAIGKMIIRRMFTLKIKTPLRPSERREKTLLKLLENTLAYVVYFSAILAILSEFMDISGLLASAGVLGLAVGFGAQSLVKDIISGFFIIFEDQFSVGDYVEIGTTMGTVEEIGLRTTKISAYGGEIHILPNGNITQVINYSINNSLAIIDVRIGYEVDINRAETLLEEFLTTLPIGYGGLIDRPTLIGVQDLAVSEIVFRVTAETEPVMQWAFARKFRKDLKVFLDKHGIEIPYPTIMTYQRKEGISEDEQ; encoded by the coding sequence GTGGAGGAAGTAGAAGAGCAAGCAAAAGAGCAAGCAGAGAAAGTCGGAAAGTTTTTATTTAACCGGGAAACTTGGGTTGAGTTAGGACTCTTAGCGATTAAAATTGCGGTTATTGTGGTAATTGCGATGATTGTCGTTGCGATTGGTAAAATGATAATTCGACGAATGTTTACGTTGAAAATAAAAACACCACTTCGTCCTTCTGAGCGGCGTGAAAAAACGCTGTTGAAGTTGTTGGAAAATACACTTGCTTATGTTGTTTATTTCTCGGCAATCCTTGCAATTCTGTCGGAGTTTATGGATATAAGCGGTTTGTTAGCAAGTGCAGGGGTTCTTGGTTTGGCTGTGGGCTTTGGAGCTCAAAGTTTGGTGAAAGATATCATTTCAGGATTCTTCATTATTTTTGAAGATCAATTTTCAGTCGGAGATTATGTAGAAATCGGCACGACGATGGGAACTGTCGAAGAGATTGGGCTTCGTACAACGAAAATAAGTGCTTACGGCGGGGAAATCCATATCCTTCCGAACGGTAATATTACTCAAGTTATTAATTACTCAATTAATAACTCGCTTGCAATCATCGATGTACGAATCGGCTATGAAGTGGATATTAACCGGGCAGAAACATTATTAGAGGAATTTTTAACAACATTGCCGATAGGGTATGGAGGGTTAATCGATAGGCCCACTTTGATCGGTGTTCAAGATCTTGCAGTTTCCGAAATTGTCTTTAGAGTTACTGCCGAGACGGAGCCTGTTATGCAATGGGCGTTTGCTCGTAAATTCAGAAAAGATTTAAAGGTCTTTTTAGATAAACATGGCATCGAAATTCCATATCCTACAATTATGACTTATCAAAGGAAAGAGGGGATCAGTGAAGATGAACAATAA
- the ychF gene encoding redox-regulated ATPase YchF, which translates to MSLTAGIVGLPNVGKSTLFNAITKAGAEAANYPFCTIDPNVGIVEVPDERLTKLTELVTPKKTVPTAFEFTDIAGIVEGASKGEGLGNKFLSHIREVDAICQVVRCFADENITHVSGKVNPINDIEIINLELILADMESVDKRLERVSKMAKQKDKEAMLEEPVLLKLKDAFENERPARSIEFTDDEFFLIKGMNLLTIKPMLYVANVDEDEIANTEENDYVKAVRDFAKTDNAEVIVVCAKIEEEMAELDDEDKEMFLEELGIRESGLDQLIRATYNLLGYATYFTAGVQEVRAWTFRKGMKAPQCAAIIHTDFERGFIRAETVAYDDLVEAGSMTVAKENGKVRQEGKEYVVQDGDVILFRFNV; encoded by the coding sequence ATGTCATTAACAGCAGGAATTGTCGGTCTTCCCAACGTCGGAAAGTCCACATTATTTAACGCGATTACAAAAGCGGGAGCAGAAGCCGCGAACTATCCGTTCTGTACGATTGATCCCAACGTCGGAATCGTTGAAGTGCCGGATGAAAGACTTACGAAACTGACGGAACTTGTAACACCGAAAAAGACCGTTCCGACGGCTTTCGAATTTACTGACATTGCAGGAATTGTAGAAGGCGCGAGCAAAGGGGAAGGACTCGGGAATAAGTTTCTATCCCATATTCGTGAAGTGGATGCGATTTGTCAGGTTGTCCGTTGTTTTGCGGATGAAAACATTACACATGTATCAGGGAAGGTTAATCCGATTAATGATATCGAGATTATTAACTTGGAACTGATTCTGGCTGACATGGAAAGTGTCGATAAAAGGTTAGAGCGCGTGTCCAAGATGGCGAAACAAAAAGATAAAGAAGCCATGTTAGAAGAGCCGGTACTTTTGAAGCTGAAAGACGCATTTGAAAATGAACGCCCAGCACGTTCAATCGAATTTACCGATGATGAGTTTTTCCTTATTAAAGGCATGAACTTATTGACAATCAAGCCGATGCTATACGTAGCAAACGTGGATGAAGATGAAATTGCCAATACTGAAGAAAATGACTACGTAAAAGCAGTGCGTGATTTCGCTAAAACAGATAACGCAGAAGTTATTGTTGTCTGTGCGAAAATAGAAGAAGAGATGGCTGAGCTTGATGATGAGGATAAAGAAATGTTCCTCGAAGAACTTGGTATCAGGGAATCCGGATTGGATCAGTTAATCAGAGCGACTTATAATCTACTTGGTTACGCAACTTACTTCACAGCAGGTGTTCAAGAGGTTCGTGCATGGACATTCCGTAAAGGGATGAAGGCGCCGCAATGTGCTGCGATTATTCATACAGACTTCGAAAGAGGATTTATCCGTGCTGAAACAGTTGCTTATGATGATTTAGTCGAAGCAGGTTCGATGACTGTGGCAAAAGAAAATGGGAAAGTCCGACAAGAAGGAAAAGAATATGTTGTCCAAGACGGGGACGTAATCCTCTTCCGCTTTAACGTATAA
- a CDS encoding ParA family protein, giving the protein MGRIIAIANQKGGVGKTTTSVNLSACLAHIGKKVLLIDTDPQGNATSGVGINKGDVQNCIYDILIDDVDMNDVILQTKVDNLDVIPATISLAGAEIELVSTISREVRMKHAIHKAKDMYDYIIIDCPPSLGLLTINALTASDAILIPVQCEYYALEGLSQLLSTIRLVQKHLNEDLTIDGVLLTMFDARTNLGIQVIDEVKKYFQDKVYGTIIPRNVRLSEAPSHGEPIIVYDSRSRGAEVYLELAKEVVHNG; this is encoded by the coding sequence GTGGGGAGAATTATAGCGATTGCCAACCAAAAGGGCGGCGTCGGAAAAACGACAACATCTGTAAATCTAAGTGCTTGCCTTGCCCATATAGGCAAAAAAGTCTTGTTAATTGATACAGATCCACAAGGGAATGCGACAAGTGGGGTAGGCATCAATAAAGGAGACGTCCAAAACTGCATTTATGATATTTTGATTGATGATGTTGATATGAATGATGTTATTTTACAAACCAAGGTAGATAATTTAGATGTCATACCAGCTACAATTTCATTGGCGGGAGCCGAGATTGAACTTGTTTCAACAATTTCAAGAGAAGTCCGAATGAAACATGCCATTCATAAAGCTAAGGATATGTATGATTACATTATTATTGATTGTCCACCTTCACTAGGACTGCTGACAATCAACGCGTTAACGGCTTCGGATGCAATTTTAATACCGGTGCAGTGTGAATATTATGCACTGGAAGGGTTAAGTCAATTATTAAGTACGATTCGTCTTGTCCAAAAACATTTGAATGAGGACTTAACAATCGACGGTGTTTTATTGACAATGTTTGATGCAAGAACAAACTTAGGTATTCAAGTAATTGATGAGGTTAAAAAGTATTTTCAAGATAAAGTGTACGGAACAATTATTCCGAGAAACGTAAGACTGAGCGAAGCGCCGAGTCATGGAGAACCAATCATTGTTTATGATTCAAGATCACGTGGTGCGGAAGTGTATTTAGAGCTTGCAAAGGAAGTGGTGCACAATGGCTAG
- a CDS encoding DUF951 domain-containing protein, translating into MNNKEFALNDIVEMKKQHPCGTNAWKIIRMGADIRIKCEGCGHSIMMPRNEFAKKMKKVIEKAV; encoded by the coding sequence ATGAACAATAAAGAGTTTGCTTTAAATGATATTGTTGAAATGAAAAAACAACACCCTTGCGGAACGAATGCGTGGAAAATTATTCGCATGGGCGCGGACATTCGTATTAAATGTGAAGGTTGCGGACATAGCATTATGATGCCGCGAAATGAATTTGCGAAGAAAATGAAAAAGGTAATTGAAAAAGCTGTCTGA
- the noc gene encoding nucleoid occlusion protein, with translation MKSPFSRFFGGEKEAEAEVEADFETSEDRQEQIEKIAIDAIRPNKYQPRSVFSEEKIEELARTIHTHGVIQPIVIRSVGNGEYEIIAGERRYRAMKLLEWTEVPAIVRDLDDRETASIALIENLQREELTPIEEAYAYEQLLGLHSLTQEALAQRLGKGQSTIANKLRLLKLPEEVKSAIMRKELSERHARALMPLKDPELQIALHEEAIANQLNVKQLEERVHKVLNPEKDAKKKAPKRKSVSRDVRIALNTIKQSLSLVSKSGIDVETEEEDSEDYYTITVKIPKKK, from the coding sequence ATGAAGAGTCCTTTTTCACGTTTTTTTGGTGGGGAAAAAGAAGCTGAAGCTGAAGTTGAAGCAGATTTTGAAACGAGTGAGGACCGTCAAGAACAAATAGAGAAAATTGCAATTGACGCGATAAGACCAAACAAGTATCAGCCTAGATCTGTATTTTCTGAAGAGAAAATTGAGGAACTTGCAAGAACAATTCATACACACGGCGTCATTCAACCAATTGTTATTCGTTCTGTCGGTAATGGAGAGTATGAAATTATAGCGGGTGAACGAAGATATCGGGCTATGAAACTTCTAGAATGGACAGAAGTTCCGGCTATTGTTCGAGACTTGGATGATAGAGAAACGGCCTCCATTGCTTTAATAGAAAACTTGCAACGGGAAGAATTGACACCGATTGAAGAAGCCTACGCCTATGAACAATTATTGGGGTTACATTCGTTAACGCAAGAAGCATTAGCGCAAAGGTTGGGCAAAGGGCAATCCACAATTGCAAATAAGTTACGGTTACTTAAGTTGCCAGAAGAAGTTAAATCAGCAATTATGAGAAAAGAACTATCTGAACGACATGCACGTGCATTGATGCCATTAAAAGACCCTGAACTACAAATAGCCTTGCATGAAGAAGCAATTGCGAACCAATTAAACGTAAAGCAATTGGAAGAAAGAGTTCATAAAGTATTAAATCCAGAAAAAGATGCAAAGAAAAAAGCACCAAAGAGAAAATCGGTTAGCCGCGATGTCAGAATTGCGCTTAATACCATTAAACAATCTCTTAGTCTTGTTTCCAAAAGTGGAATTGATGTAGAAACAGAGGAAGAAGATTCAGAGGATTATTATACGATTACAGTTAAGATACCGAAGAAAAAGTAA
- the rsmG gene encoding 16S rRNA (guanine(527)-N(7))-methyltransferase RsmG, with product MNEEQFLAALKEHGIELTETQRQQFATYFNQLVEWNEKMNLTAITDEPSVYLKHFYDSISAAFYVDLDRKLTICDVGAGAGFPSIPLKICFPKLEVTIVDSLNKRIGFLEHLAKELELENVNFVHARAEDFGQNKQYREKFDFVTARAVARLSVLSELCVPLVKKGGQFIAMKGAAAKDELVDAEKPLAVLGAKIKENHSFLLPIEESERNIFIFTKVKNTPGRYPRKPGIPNKTPIQ from the coding sequence GTGAACGAAGAACAATTTCTAGCTGCATTAAAAGAACATGGAATTGAACTGACTGAAACACAAAGACAGCAATTTGCGACTTATTTTAATCAGCTCGTTGAATGGAATGAAAAAATGAATTTAACGGCAATAACTGACGAGCCTTCTGTTTATTTGAAGCACTTTTATGATTCAATATCAGCCGCATTTTATGTTGATCTTGATCGAAAACTTACGATCTGCGATGTCGGTGCAGGCGCAGGGTTTCCAAGCATTCCGTTGAAAATTTGTTTTCCAAAACTAGAAGTCACAATTGTAGACTCATTAAATAAACGTATTGGTTTTTTAGAACATTTGGCAAAAGAACTTGAACTTGAAAATGTGAACTTTGTCCATGCAAGAGCAGAAGACTTCGGACAAAACAAACAATATCGTGAGAAATTCGATTTTGTGACGGCTAGGGCGGTGGCAAGATTATCCGTGCTTTCGGAATTATGTGTTCCACTCGTGAAAAAAGGCGGTCAATTCATTGCAATGAAAGGTGCAGCAGCTAAAGACGAATTAGTAGATGCTGAAAAACCACTTGCTGTTCTCGGTGCCAAAATTAAAGAAAATCATTCGTTTTTGCTGCCGATAGAAGAAAGCGAGCGCAATATTTTCATATTTACTAAAGTAAAAAATACTCCAGGTAGATATCCTCGTAAACCTGGTATTCCAAATAAAACACCAATTCAATAA
- a CDS encoding DUF3267 domain-containing protein yields the protein MNELPTPDKIVDVDLSTIAKKGLYLTTIPLAILLLIHFLIEGFYFKLTGYTLLLFFGGYIVLVILHEFFHLFGFRVFANVPWKRMKVGIDFKAGIAYATTDKLMTNRAIRKALLLPFWLTGILPALIGLYISSGVLVILSALLIGGAVGDFAMYNQLKKLPDDWLIKDDPQLPRLYVYSPEKIKKKPLRYDS from the coding sequence ATGAATGAACTTCCGACACCAGATAAAATTGTTGATGTCGATTTGAGCACGATTGCCAAGAAAGGTCTTTACCTGACAACTATTCCGCTAGCCATTTTGTTGCTTATTCATTTTCTAATTGAAGGGTTTTATTTCAAATTAACCGGCTATACCTTGCTATTGTTTTTTGGCGGTTATATCGTTTTGGTCATCTTGCACGAATTTTTTCATTTATTCGGATTCCGCGTATTCGCAAACGTTCCGTGGAAAAGAATGAAAGTGGGCATTGACTTCAAAGCAGGCATTGCCTATGCCACAACAGATAAGCTCATGACGAACCGTGCGATACGTAAAGCACTTCTACTTCCGTTCTGGTTAACTGGTATCCTCCCAGCCCTCATTGGCCTTTATATCAGCAGTGGCGTCCTTGTTATATTATCTGCACTCTTAATTGGCGGAGCTGTTGGTGATTTCGCTATGTATAACCAACTGAAGAAGTTACCCGATGATTGGCTCATAAAAGACGATCCCCAATTGCCGCGTTTATATGTTTATTCTCCTGAAAAAATTAAAAAGAAACCTTTACGCTACGATAGCTAG
- a CDS encoding DUF554 domain-containing protein — MILFGSVINALLIIIGAIIGRFLHNIPERMKETVMYGIGLAVSVIGIQMTFESTQVLIVIVSIVVGAVIGEWIDLDEKVNKLGHWIESKMPAKKDGPGVAQGFVTATLIFVIGSMAIIGAIDSGLRNDHDVLLMKGIIDGFTSIILSSTLGIGVAIAAVPVFLYQGIITLFSTQISKYIPDELLNFFISEMTATGGLMILAIGLNLIGITKIRVANLIPGIIVVAIVVSIVYVL; from the coding sequence TTGATATTATTCGGGTCAGTCATAAATGCGTTATTAATTATTATCGGAGCAATAATTGGTAGATTCCTACATAATATACCTGAACGTATGAAAGAAACCGTCATGTACGGCATTGGTTTGGCGGTTTCAGTTATCGGGATCCAAATGACTTTTGAAAGTACTCAAGTTCTCATCGTTATCGTAAGTATAGTAGTGGGCGCTGTCATTGGAGAATGGATTGACCTTGATGAAAAAGTAAATAAGTTAGGCCATTGGATTGAAAGTAAGATGCCTGCCAAAAAAGACGGCCCTGGAGTTGCACAGGGATTTGTAACGGCTACACTCATTTTTGTCATCGGATCCATGGCGATTATCGGCGCTATCGATAGCGGGTTGAGAAATGATCATGATGTACTTTTGATGAAAGGCATTATCGATGGTTTCACTTCAATCATATTAAGTTCAACGCTTGGAATAGGGGTTGCCATCGCAGCGGTTCCGGTATTTTTATATCAAGGTATTATCACGCTATTTTCAACGCAAATCAGTAAGTATATTCCGGATGAGCTGTTAAACTTTTTTATATCGGAAATGACTGCGACAGGTGGACTTATGATTTTGGCGATTGGTTTAAACCTTATCGGTATTACTAAAATTAGAGTTGCTAATTTAATCCCGGGTATTATAGTCGTAGCAATTGTTGTTTCAATTGTTTATGTTTTATAA
- a CDS encoding YybS family protein → MQDNSKRIKDGMFMVALFTILLTVSIYLPLVGGLTALFIPLPIILFRLRYDRNASLLILGISVLLSTLVGGVLLVPFALILGAIGFIIGDTVSLKKTKLYTFMATGLTLLLSLVLTYVSAVLLFGVNVIDEMTSGLQKTQEFISTTLVEYGELPENFQSQMDEVIAFYELAIPSFIIIVSFSLAFLIVVINLFVVKRFGYNPPRFPLFRNMKLPVVLLWCYLVVMLLPLLAAPAEGSTMELTVVNASVILRFLFFIQGISFLHYYLNEVKLPKWLIVISTVVAILLSQLTVLLGVLDVGMNIRTWIGRNKTRR, encoded by the coding sequence ATGCAAGACAACTCAAAACGAATTAAAGACGGAATGTTTATGGTTGCGTTATTTACAATCTTACTGACCGTTTCAATTTATCTTCCGCTTGTAGGCGGATTGACGGCACTTTTCATTCCACTACCAATTATTCTCTTCAGGTTACGTTATGACCGTAATGCATCTCTTCTCATACTAGGAATTAGTGTGCTTTTATCAACCTTGGTGGGCGGGGTATTACTAGTGCCTTTTGCGCTAATATTGGGCGCGATTGGATTTATCATCGGGGATACAGTTAGCCTGAAAAAAACCAAATTGTATACGTTCATGGCAACTGGCCTAACACTATTACTTAGCCTCGTCTTAACATATGTTTCGGCTGTACTACTCTTTGGCGTTAATGTTATTGACGAAATGACTAGCGGACTGCAGAAAACGCAAGAATTTATTTCTACAACTTTGGTGGAATACGGGGAACTGCCTGAAAATTTTCAATCTCAAATGGACGAAGTAATTGCGTTTTATGAACTGGCCATTCCATCTTTTATTATTATTGTTTCCTTTAGTTTGGCTTTTCTCATCGTTGTTATTAACCTGTTCGTCGTAAAACGATTTGGATATAATCCACCCAGGTTCCCATTGTTTAGAAACATGAAGTTGCCAGTAGTTCTTTTATGGTGTTATTTAGTTGTGATGCTATTGCCTTTATTGGCAGCACCGGCAGAAGGGTCTACTATGGAACTGACAGTCGTGAACGCCTCAGTAATTTTAAGGTTTTTATTTTTTATCCAAGGGATTTCATTTCTTCATTACTATTTGAATGAAGTGAAATTACCGAAATGGTTGATTGTCATTTCAACTGTTGTTGCCATATTATTAAGTCAACTAACAGTTTTACTCGGTGTACTTGATGTAGGTATGAATATTCGGACATGGATCGGGAGAAACAAAACTAGGAGATGA
- the yyaC gene encoding spore protease YyaC: protein MRATATTTYDYRIHYKDSGAIWKLSTFFLEHIPFHSPDLIFFCIGTDRSTGDALGPLTGSRLTEFQAFPFPVFGTLESPLHALNLEQRNKDVIIENPNAYIVAIDACLGKESSIGQLIVHDGSMLPGLAVGKNLPAVGNVSIKGIVNISGFMEYAVLQSTRLHLPFEMSRTIARALQLAYNRSKL, encoded by the coding sequence ATGAGAGCCACAGCTACAACAACATATGATTACCGTATTCATTATAAAGATTCAGGTGCTATTTGGAAATTAAGTACGTTTTTCCTTGAACATATTCCATTTCATAGCCCAGATCTTATTTTTTTCTGCATCGGTACTGACCGCTCCACTGGAGACGCTTTAGGACCGCTCACAGGGTCGAGGTTAACAGAGTTTCAGGCTTTCCCCTTTCCCGTATTCGGGACACTTGAAAGCCCGCTACACGCACTTAATTTGGAGCAACGGAATAAAGACGTCATCATTGAAAACCCGAATGCTTACATAGTTGCGATTGATGCCTGCCTTGGAAAGGAAAGCTCAATTGGACAACTTATCGTTCATGATGGTTCAATGCTGCCCGGACTAGCTGTTGGAAAAAACTTGCCCGCGGTCGGTAATGTATCCATTAAAGGAATTGTTAACATTAGCGGGTTCATGGAATACGCGGTTCTCCAAAGTACGCGCCTTCATCTTCCTTTTGAAATGAGTCGGACAATCGCCCGCGCTTTACAGCTTGCCTACAATCGTTCTAAATTATAA
- the ssb gene encoding single-stranded DNA-binding protein gives MINSVVLVGRLTKDPELKYTQGGVAVTRFTLAVNRPFTNQQGQREADFVNCVTWRKQAENTANFLRKGSLTGIEGRIQTSNFEGKDGNRVFMTEVVADSVQFLEPRGANAGRSEEGSNAPYQGASFQGGAQQQQPAYQQSNHQPNQQNYTRTNDDPFSTGGGPIEVSDDDLPF, from the coding sequence ATGATTAATAGTGTCGTTTTAGTTGGCCGCTTAACAAAAGATCCTGAGCTTAAGTATACACAAGGTGGTGTGGCGGTCACTCGTTTCACACTCGCTGTGAACAGACCATTCACTAACCAACAAGGTCAGCGTGAAGCTGATTTCGTTAACTGTGTAACTTGGCGCAAGCAAGCAGAAAACACGGCGAACTTTTTAAGGAAAGGTAGCCTTACTGGAATTGAAGGTCGTATACAGACGAGTAACTTTGAAGGTAAGGATGGCAATCGTGTCTTTATGACAGAGGTTGTCGCGGATAGCGTACAATTCCTTGAACCGCGCGGTGCGAATGCTGGAAGGTCCGAAGAAGGTTCGAATGCACCTTATCAAGGAGCATCGTTCCAAGGTGGCGCTCAACAACAACAGCCAGCGTATCAGCAATCGAATCACCAACCAAATCAGCAAAACTATACACGTACAAACGATGATCCATTTTCGACAGGCGGAGGTCCGATAGAAGTTTCGGACGACGACTTGCCGTTCTAA
- the rpsR gene encoding 30S ribosomal protein S18, producing MGQRRGGRKRRKVCYFNSNNITHIDYKDTDLLRKFVSERGKILPRRVTGTSAKYQRKLTVAIKRSRTMALLPFSSEER from the coding sequence ATGGGACAACGCCGTGGAGGCCGCAAACGCCGTAAAGTATGTTATTTTAACTCAAATAACATTACACACATCGATTATAAAGATACAGACCTACTTAGAAAATTCGTTTCTGAGCGTGGAAAAATCTTACCTCGTCGTGTAACTGGAACTAGCGCTAAGTATCAGCGTAAACTTACAGTTGCGATTAAACGTTCACGTACGATGGCACTTCTTCCGTTTAGCTCGGAAGAAAGATAA
- a CDS encoding ParB/RepB/Spo0J family partition protein produces the protein MARGLGKGINALFPGESLTKAEIVEKVHVKSIKPNPYQPRKVFDEVAIKELSDSIKEHGILQPIIVRKTGMTYEIVVGERRFRAAKLAGLEEIPAVVRELTDEETMELAILENLQREDLTPIEEAEAYHNLMENLKLTQEQLAFRLGKSRSHIANHVRLLSLPKKIRDTITEGKLSMGHGRTLLGLRTKEQMQAVAERVLKEGLNVRQLERLVQKINENVPRETKKKETEDLFLMERESTLRDYFGTNVIIKKNKNKGKIEIEFFSEEDLERILDLLNE, from the coding sequence ATGGCTAGAGGTCTTGGGAAAGGAATAAATGCTTTATTTCCAGGCGAATCATTAACAAAAGCAGAAATAGTTGAAAAAGTACATGTAAAAAGTATTAAGCCGAATCCCTACCAACCAAGGAAAGTGTTTGATGAGGTTGCCATCAAAGAATTAAGTGATTCGATTAAAGAACATGGAATTCTTCAACCTATCATCGTAAGGAAAACTGGAATGACGTATGAAATTGTAGTTGGCGAAAGAAGATTTCGAGCAGCCAAACTAGCAGGATTAGAGGAAATACCAGCTGTAGTTCGTGAGTTGACAGATGAAGAGACTATGGAACTTGCGATTCTTGAAAACCTTCAAAGGGAAGACCTAACACCGATTGAAGAAGCAGAAGCATATCATAATCTCATGGAAAATTTAAAACTCACGCAGGAGCAATTAGCATTTAGACTTGGGAAAAGCAGATCGCATATCGCTAACCATGTTCGACTACTATCTCTTCCGAAAAAAATCAGAGATACCATTACCGAAGGCAAGTTGTCAATGGGACATGGACGTACTTTGCTCGGCCTCAGAACAAAAGAGCAAATGCAAGCAGTTGCGGAACGAGTGTTAAAAGAAGGTTTGAACGTACGACAGTTGGAAAGACTCGTACAAAAAATAAACGAAAATGTTCCACGTGAAACAAAAAAGAAAGAAACAGAAGATTTGTTTTTAATGGAACGCGAATCAACGTTAAGAGATTATTTTGGAACCAATGTAATCATTAAAAAGAACAAAAACAAAGGTAAAATTGAAATAGAATTTTTCTCGGAAGAAGATTTAGAAAGAATACTAGATTTGTTAAATGAGTAA
- the rpsF gene encoding 30S ribosomal protein S6, protein MRKYEIMYIVQPTIEEDAKKALIERFDEVLTSNGAEIIESKEWGKRRLAYEINDFREGYYQLVTLNAEENALEEFKRLANINENIIRHMAIRLDA, encoded by the coding sequence ATGAGAAAATACGAAATTATGTACATTGTGCAACCAACAATTGAAGAAGATGCAAAAAAAGCGCTAATCGAACGTTTCGATGAGGTTCTTACATCAAATGGTGCAGAAATCATCGAGTCGAAAGAGTGGGGTAAACGTCGTCTCGCTTACGAGATCAACGACTTCCGTGAAGGCTATTACCAACTCGTGACGCTTAATGCTGAAGAAAATGCACTCGAAGAATTTAAACGTCTTGCGAATATTAACGAAAACATTATTCGCCATATGGCTATTCGCCTTGATGCTTAA